In Acanthochromis polyacanthus isolate Apoly-LR-REF ecotype Palm Island chromosome 18, KAUST_Apoly_ChrSc, whole genome shotgun sequence, the following proteins share a genomic window:
- the slc26a1 gene encoding sulfate anion transporter 1 encodes MEEVSKETPLAPPPLLERRVRQRQRTASVLRSKLKQGVTCSMPRVRSTLTGFFPVVRWLPKYKLREYVWGDVMSGLIVGIILVPQAIAYCLLAGVEPIYGLYTSFYANIIYFLMGTSRHVSVGIFSLMSLMVGQVVDREVFLAGFDLNEESTKPSPDVFNGTIGFNLTGGNVHTVELMGMQCGKECYAITIAAAVTFLAGIYQILMAIFRLGFVSVYLSGPMLDGFATGASFTILTVQAKYLLGLKIPRHQGYGTVPVTWINIFTNIHKTNLCDLITSAICISILVAGKEIQDRYKDRLKIPLPTELVVVAGATLASHFGDLNGRYGSSVSGHIPTGFIPPQVPAFSLMPRVALDAIPLAVISFAFTVSLSEMFAKKNGYTVRPNQEMLAIGLCNIIPSFFHSFTTSAALAKTMVKDSTGCQTQVSSLISAVVVLLVLLVFAPFFYSLQKCVLACIIIVSLRGALRKFKDVPAKWRDSRNDAIVWLVTMSATALISVELGLLVGVVFSMSCIIFKTQNPKVSLLGRVNDTDLYEDLEEYKNLTPPPRVQVFRFQAPLYYANKDSFLKSLYKAVGVEPFLELTKRRKAEKKAKEMSLKQAKANGEKNNGDVTVGLVQRELEFHTIVLDCSAIPFIDSAGMATFKMLVKEYKEIGVSVLLASCSTTVIDILQKGQFFGKNDIDMSSLLFYTVHAAILYANSAAVSKPEDSVV; translated from the exons ATGGAGGAGGTCTCCAAGGAAACGCCGCTGGCTCCGCCCCCTCTCCTGGAGCGGCGGGTTCGCCAGCGACAGCGCACGGCGTCAGTCCTCAGATCCAAGCTGAAGCAGGGCGTTACCTGCTCCATGCCCAGAGTGCGATCCACCCTGACGGGGTTCTTCCCGGTGGTGCGCTGGCTGCCTAAATACAAGCTCAGAGAGTACGTCTGGGGCGACGTCATGTCTGGGTTGATAGTAGGCATCATCCTGGTACCGCAGGCCATCGCCTACTGTCTGCTGGCAGGTGTGGAGCCCATCTACGGCTTATACACTTCATTTTATGCCAACATCATCTACTTCCTGATGGGCACGTCCAGACATGTGTCAGTGGGAATCTTCAGCCTCATGAGCCTCATGGTTGGACAG GTGGTGGACAGGGAGGTGTTCCTGGCAGGTTTTGACCTCAACGAGGAGTCCACAAAACCCAGTCCTGATGTCTTTAACGGTACAATCGGCTTCAATCTCACTGGTGGTAACGTGCACACTGTGGAGCTGATGGGTATGCAGTGTGGGAAGGAGTGTTATGCCATCACCATCGCTGCTGCTGTTACATTCCTGGCCGGCATCTACCAG ATTCTGATGGCGATATTCCGGCTCGGCTTCGTCTCCGTCTACCTTTCGGGTCCGATGCTCGACGGCTTTGCCACCGGAGCCTCTTTCACCATCCTGACCGTTCAGGCCAAATACCTGCTGGGTCTAAAGATTCCACGTCACCAGGGCTACGGCACAGTGCCGGTCACCTGGATCAACATCTTCACCAACATTCACAAGACCAACCTGTGCGACCTCATCACTAGCGCCATCTGTATCTCAATATTAG TGGCAGGGAAAGAGATCCAGGACCGCTACAAGGATCGTCTAAAGATCCCTCTACCGACTGAGCTGGTAGTTGTTGCAGGAGCTACGCTGGCCAGCCATTTTGGGGATCTGAACGGCCGTTATGGCTCCAGCGTTTCTGGTCACATCCCCACAGGGTTCATTCCTCCTCAGGTGCCCGCCTTCAGTCTGATGCCACGAGTGGCGCTGGATGCCATTCCTCTGGCAGTCATTAG TTTTGCCTTCACGGTGTCGCTGTCTGAGATGTTTGCCAAGAAAAACGGCTACACCGTTCGTCCCAACCAGGAGATGCTGGCCATCGGCCTCTGTAACATCATCCCCTCCTTCTTCCACTCCTTCACCACCAGTGCAGCTCTGGCAAAAACCATGGTGAAGGATTCAACAGGCTGCCAGACACAG GTGTCGAGTCTGATCAGCGCTGTGGTCGTCCTTCTCGTCCTCCTGGTCTTTGCACCTTTCTTCTACTCTCTCCAAAAATGTGTCCTTGCCTGTATTATCATCGTCAGCCTTCGGGGGGCGCTGAGGAAGTTCAAGGACGTTCCGGCTAAATGGCGTGACAGCAGGAACGATGCCATCGTCTGGTTGGTCACCATGTCGGCCACGGCTCTGATCAGCGTGGAGCTGGGCCTGCTGGTTGGGGTCGTCTTTTCCATGAGCTGCATCATCTTCAAGACCCAGAACCCAAAG GTCTCTCTCCTGGGCCGAGTCAATGACACCGATCTTTATGAGGACTTAGAAGAATACAAGAACCTCACGCCACCCCCTCGGGTTCAGGTTTTCCGCTTCCAGGCTCCACTGTACTACGCCAACAAGGACTCCTTCCTCAAATCCCTCTACAAAGCAGTCGGTGTTGAACCTTTCTTAGAGCTGACTAAGAGGAGGAAGGCTGAGAAGAAGGCCAAAGAAATGTCCCTGAAGCAGGCCAAGGCAAACGGAGAGAAAAACAACGGTGACGTCACCGTAGGGCTCGTCCAAAGAGAGCTGGAATTCCACACGATAGTCTTAGACTGCTCTGCCATCCCTTTCATCGACTCAGCAGGCATGGCCACTTTTAAAATGCTGGTTAAGGAGTATAAAGAGATTGGAGTGAGCGTTCTGCTTGCCAGCTGTAGCACCACGGTCATTGACATCCTGCAGAAGGGACAGTTCTTTGGGAAGAATGACATAGACATGAGCAGCCTCCTGTTTTATACTGTTCATGCTGCGATTCTTTACGCCAACAGCGCTGCAGTGAGCAAACCAGAAGACTCTGTGGTGTAG